The proteins below come from a single Scatophagus argus isolate fScaArg1 chromosome 15, fScaArg1.pri, whole genome shotgun sequence genomic window:
- the klf11b gene encoding Krueppel-like factor 11b, with protein sequence MPSRKFTEMDSNGAEYMDHCGSYAKRRRHDSEQSVSSGASGLEYTDLEAAEALVCMSSWGQGHLLSSNRPNPCKARPLTPASDSCDSLLPSEIPEPPKDFVSLSSLCMTPPHSPSCVETSAVQPSSGLAVSSQHCGSGLHQPVLAPIAEKTPSIPRLPQPCRAMATSVIRHTADSTPCQQHIPVAPNPEKTRDRVMAAVVCQQQQQCITKTDQISTPPSPPAPLTPTSPQSKTEQQASLSKSCLDSFSTPTHVKAQPSQNSPPTPTAPTTLTPPSVTSPQIICQMFPVSSQSGIISAFIPGAVQTSSTGIQAATTSILPSANAASVQQSLIVGSAVPQGTVMLVLPQSSVSQAPHCPQTVMTLGNTKLLPLAPAPVYMPAGPSSGTATAKMDFSRRRNYVCNFPGCRKTYFKSSHLKAHLRTHTGEKPFSCSWDGCDKRFARSDELSRHRRTHTGEKKFVCPVCDRRFMRSDHLTKHARRHMTTKKIPSWQADVRSLNKMAAGKTPPSKPGLATLSMLVPAGSK encoded by the exons ATGCCATCGCGAAAATTTACAGAGATGGACTCAAACGGg GCTGAGTACATGGATCACTGTGGGTCCTACGCAAAGAGAAGGAGGCATGACAGCGAGCAGTCTGTCTCTAGTGGAGCCTCTGGCCTTGAGTACACAGACCTGGAGGCAGCTGAAGCGTTGGTGTGTATGAGTTCTTGGGGCCAGGGCCACTTACTCAGCAGCAACAGACCAAACCCTTGCAAGGCCAGACCCCTCACCCCGGCTTCAGACTCCTGTGACTCCCTCTTGCCCTCAGAAATTCCCGAGCCCCCAAAGgactttgtctccctctcttccttg tGTATGACTCCCCCTCACAGCCCCAGCTGTGTTGAGACTTCAGCAGTCCAGCCAAGCTCTGGCCTGGCTGTGTCCTCACAACACTGTGGTTCCGGGCTCCATCAGCCTGTCCTTGCACCCATTGCCGAAAAGACCCCCTCCATACCCCGTCTGCCACAGCCCTGCAGAGCCATGGCGACCAGCGTCATCCGCCACACCGCAGACAGCACCCCCTGCCAGCAGCACATTCCAGTGGCCCCCAATCCAGAGAAAACTAGAGACAGAGTAATGGCTGCAGTGgtctgccagcagcagcagcagtgcattACAAAGACTGATCAGATAAGCACACCTCCatcccctcctgctcctctcacACCCACATCACCCCAAtcaaaaacagagcagcaaGCCAGTCTCTCAAAATCTTGTTTGGACAGTTTCTCCACACCTACTCATGTCAAAGCCCAACCAAGCCAAAACAGTCCACCCACTCCCACTGCTCCCACAACCCTGACCCCACCCTCGGTCACTAGCCCTCAAATCATCTGCCAGATGTTCCCTGTCAGCAGCCAGTCAGGCATAATCTCAGCCTTCATCCCCGGTGCGGTTCAGACATCCAGTACTGGGATTCAGGCTGCCACCACATCCATTCTTCCCTCAGCTAACGCCGCGTCTGTCCAGCAGTCCCTCATTGTGGGTTCAGCGGTGCCCCAGGGCACAGTGATGCTGGTTCTCCCTCAGTCCTCCGTCTCTCAAGCCCCTCACTGCCCCCAGACTGTCATGACACTGGGCAACACCAAGCTGCTACCTCTGGCCCCAGCTCCTGTGTACATGCCAGCAGGGCCCAGCAGCGGGACAGCAACCGCAAAGATGGACTTTTCACGCAGGAGAAACTACGTTTGCAACTTCCCAGGCTGTAGGAAGACGTATTTTAAGAGCTCACACCTCAAGGCTCACctaagaacacacacag GTGAGAAacccttcagctgcagctgggaCGGCTGTGATAAGAGGTTTGCCCGCTCTGATGAGCTATCCCGTCACCGGCGAACACACACCGGCGAGAAGAAATTTGTTTGTCCCGTGTGCGACAGGAGATTCATGCGCAGCGATCACCTCACCAAACATGCTCGACGTCACATGACCACAAAGAAAATTCCCTCCTGGCAGGCTGATGTTCGCAGCCTGAACAAAATGGCTGCAGGAAAAACACCTCCCTCAAAACCTGGCCTTGCCACGCTAAGCATGCTGGTGCCTGCCGGTTCAAAGTAG
- the dnaaf2 gene encoding protein kintoun yields the protein MEVGDKLRELNMTVDEIDRMAKAFKDEKFREMLHDYARELSDPENKKRYEEEIRILEQERGNTIEFIHPEPFRALRTSVNGKQKCFINICANEKVGKPACQPGVSDEGRRGQCWSLPHSLHPGRQDTDPKGNKIMIYDVIFHSDTLHMASKNKRFMDMVDSTAIQGIQNAFNVTLDKNNIRETSTKYKGTPHPCVIRKPIPGYKADKPDPLAFPYPDEKRPSSSLQTNPTEPPATKNSSDAEPLKSFQIQPQKSREPTKPNHTVKYRSFIDLQDFRCSRDSAQSPRPKEIIVTIDVPLLKAAKDASLEVKERKLLLESKKPAYRLELPLAYPVDEDKGEAKFHKQSGQLTVTLPVLPSNEAFDFGVRPAQTSVSDDERQGDKSEVEKENTLKEKESESLRNEDQGGVEEKVKNERDIEEEVLKQQTRVEKGEEEGERGQEKGEEQMREGENNKRREEIDVEEEAKWNMQMQKCQDSVEEEKLKEQKQKNEEKVGKSNPQKRQQDEDKWISKLKTVREDKCESAAEKRDSGVTNVPSETVERRMVSSDEHTTAPKYSGCTVKEGGINRNLCMQSTPKMTTSDLKEDTEKPQETVNGNLRLERDAAFLRRSSEAVSPIPPDAQSQNVKDLCISWGTEGSSETPATNNANKSSRGGSHNSDPLCAEELATGSVKPEQKENVDEDDLPTEQTFHNPEHDNKPPPVLLREIDKDGNEMVIGEHSTSAGFVFQNSLMYELE from the exons ATGGAGGTTGGAGATAAACTGAGAGAACTGAACATGACAGTGGATGAAATCGACAGGATGGCAAAAGCTTTCAAAGACGAGAAATTCAGGGAAATGCTGCACGATTATGCCCGAGAATTATCAGACCCCGAGAATAAGAAAAGGTATGAAGAAGAGATCAGAATTttggagcaggagagaggaaacacGATTGAGTTTATCCACCCAGAACCATTTAGGGCTCTCAGGACGAGTGTGAACGGCAAGCAGAAGTGTTTTATCAACATCTGTGCCAATGAAAAAGTTGGAAAGCCAGCCTGCCAGCCAGGGGTGTCAGATGAAGGCCGCAGAGGACAGTGCTGGTCCTTGCCTCACAGTCTGCACCCAGGGAGGCAAGACACAGATCCAAAAGGAAACAAGATCATGATCTATGATGTTATTTTCCACTCTGACACTCTCCATATGGCAAGCAAGAACAAGAGATTCATGGATATGGTGGACAGCACAGCCATTCAGGGAATCCAAAATGCTTTTAACGTGACGctggacaaaaacaacatacgAGAGACGAGTACAAAATACAAAGGCACTCCACATCCCTGTGTCATCCGAAAGCCCATACCTGGATATAAAGCTGACAAGCCTGACCCTCTTGCTTTCCCATACCCAGATGAGAAAAGACCTTCCTCATCGTTGCAAACCAATCCTACAGAACCACCTGCgacaaaaaacagcagtgatgcTGAACCTCTTAAAAGCTTCCAGATCCAGCCTCAGAAAAGCAGAGAGCCGACTAAGCCAAACCACACAGTAAAATATAGATCTTTCATTGATCTACAGGACTTCCGGTGTTCCAGAGACTCAGCCCAAAGCCCTAGGCCCAAAGAGATAATAGTTACGATTGACGTGCCACTTCTGAAGGCAGCCAAGGATGCCAGCCTTgaggtaaaagagagaaagctgCTGCTTGAGTCCAAGAAACCAGCCTACAGGTTGGAGCTGCCCTTAGCCTACCCTGTGGATGAAGATAAAGGAGAGGCAAAGTTCCACAAACAGAGCGGACAGCTTACAGTCACACTTCCGGTTCTTCCTTCAAATGAAGCTTTTGATTTTGGTGTAAGGCCTGCCCAGACTAGTGTTAGTGATGATGAGAGGCAGGGAGACAAAAGTGAAGTGGAAAAGGAGAATACACTTAAGGAGAAGGAGAGTGAAAGCCTGAGAAATGAGGACCAAGGAGGTGTTGAGGAGAAGGTTAAGAATGAAAGAGACATTGAGGAGGAGGTTTTGAAGCAGCAGACAAGAGTAGAAAAAGgtgaagaagagggagaaagaggtcaggagaaaggagaggagcagatgagggagggagaaaacaacaaaagaagagaagaaattgatgtggaggaggaggcaaaATGGAATATGCAGATGCAAAAATGCCAAGacagtgtggaggaggagaaattgaaagagcagaaacagaagaatgAGGAAAAGGTAGGAAAATCAAACCCACAGAAAAGGCAACAAGATGAGGACAAATGGATCAGTAAACTGAAGACAGTAAGGGAAGATAAATGTGAGAGCGCAGCAGAGAAAAGGGATTCGGGTGTAACAAATGTTCCATCTGAAACTGTTGAGAGACGCATGGTTTCTTCTGATGAGCACACAACTGCCCCTAAATATTCAGGTTGCACAGTAAAAGAGGGAGGAATAAATCGGAACTTGTGTATGCAGTCAACGCCTAAAATGACGACTTCAGATCTCAAAGAGGATACTGAAAAACCACAAGAGACCGTCAATGGAAATCTGAGG TTGGAAAGAGATGCTGCATTTCTACGCAGATCCAGTGAGGCTGTGTCTCCCATACCACCTGATGCTCAAAGCCAGAACGTGAAGGACCTCTGCATTTCCTGGGGGACTGAGGGGTCCAGCGAGACGCCTGCaacaaacaatgcaaacaagTCAAGCAGAGGAGGTTCACACAACAGTGACCCCCTATGCGCTGAAGAACTTGCCACAGGCTCAGTGAAGCCAGAGCAAAAGGAGAACGTGGATGAAGATGACCTGCCCACAGAGCAAACCTTCCACAATCCAGAGCACGATAACAAGCCTCCACCTGTGTTGTTAAGAGAAATTGATaaagatggaaatgaaatgGTAATAGGTGAACATTCAACATCTGCTGGGTTTGTCTTCCAAAACTCCCTGATGTATGAGCTGGAATGA